One region of Daphnia pulicaria isolate SC F1-1A chromosome 7, SC_F0-13Bv2, whole genome shotgun sequence genomic DNA includes:
- the LOC124349239 gene encoding vacuolar protein sorting-associated protein 13B-like: protein MFKIESYVTPLILSYVDKYIKNIKPEDSQVSLWGGDAVFHNLDLRLDVLEAELHSPFTFSSGHIHELRIHVPWTKLASESIVITINTIECTLKLKSTEDRVSEKSSQSQRVKSKRQEVAVSPPGYIQSLMSKIINNISIVCNNVILKYLEEDIVLSLNARTVSLTSVDGKWETAFTELASPDFTSRKAITVSDLTICLDQCNAQGKIPTYQEPFLYRCSLTVRLSSTYPNAIGARALKTRIDFLFPKLDFSLSDQQIPMFIRLFNLALALYLGDFKNKPDKKEEADDNTSTVVDDTNVEEENSENQSWAGWAWGYVPAILPVWENDAAESGEVLPSDRERIFQFGVFIERVNWTFKWAELIRDVSISSAPSRLRFQPFLTARMQGCFLQVTVAGVEWVDVQGGVSHLMLEPSSSYCLCGVQEDTTLYYLQGCERSAFLNESLYDPIEKVEQTVESKPNFQWEDHVQRITEATLLERTPALGFDYLYQLELPGDITSEYLSQLGSEFEYSNLPEKALFRLAVSPLQLKVSYGLVHRLSALLHAAHNYNYPDYADPELEIIRRSSIPPDTDQLLNLGSNLPSRTYQVAVLRPLVFISVTPPHPTFDLQRLVERRVIRMRDNVNCTPTVSLPVLKFACTCADLQVVRPMYPIRLTMALQSLPSPPASLVQQGHTMVQLKFQELSTELVMEEFHLPLLKPCNASASLKLLLLPELWQTERVIFSCKLESEKLELLASRPQIDFVTSVWKTLTDPVTLTTPNRIVLFEVLNQAAHPTLQLNLNGFRMDYIRTASMVCAGSSIRSLNASILQTNAVPFFSHTSDPHRNNFTEWLIQFPHSLIQRKVEAHSAAPVFVFKMSSFDVLLDAGWLKWLNYRSDALVENATSIGPEEETETLQPTSFRSNQSNCARDSGLSSSMDGQTWRASSFQQSTLTKSAEETSSTYEPVDWIAIRRLLQRSILHIDIQPSSLVLSGDSGELRLQFQLPAVYVSCPHIRTSSLTLEDLPFRESGSLVSSFPWTVSFQHFGFSSGLHFDSLRPILEPISLKMTIALNPSTANSPVDPVKCTDIRPPSIDLCIHIDMNAIEISLDVQQLQLLCDKFADLSNWLGVSTSNSPTITTSRSNFEIGLWLQWAMPRFVLALETPSSRTVLDMEDVTTSVDYQHRQYAKIKSRLTSVSVKLFTKTQETWILESKTNGIVMSCVDDITRDLLPSGAVGKTVAVPSISTAPSDAFQPQPASKNSVGGNAGGILTLTWTRAQRQDVHSKWHSRGRRKSNQTEEEVEEVVSPSDRYLHEVDIALEAIDVVLTEILLDHLIQLAQPALNSLSRILTPTCTLPASSHTLPLIFATSKGLRVFLVQEKFLLLNLDGAELSPHVQNPVGRSVQLKPDLYDEAERQGLLFIPGHDVEDRQYQIDLSGLSFSSGCWREVERASWVWRTLNPASTLHTMAENPALEWNARQEQPSEPSVGLTPILARCSLRVIYAPPIVSLEQQCLVAGQAIEVNASSDIQLLIDAKQIDYYIQWMNILLSAATNLSSKEQQVAGFPAHSFFTSNRVCVIIYTSQPDEFLPFALINLIQPHVLIKTADQEVHEIAVYDIRLQLPCWADGSPVKSCLLPDESMYPISLIETRLGQPSIITGVPPSLFRLEIISARQLNVELGRPFKFILHADNISNLQYLARQLEAFQTKQEDSKPSLYRQICLKTSQMVVEIPVPSAVIIAGLNDMLLDVTCQLDTNEEKREKLEANLILNAFSVKAEMDQNINLQLCDPFSLDSRIQLLWPHWLSNKRVLVRAFCRADNLRLHAGPRQVTVATALTQWMLQNYSPSQNDDPAPKDVVVDTDEQHYQDDLRTGTFDFQVRDTTSRPSSGWMQAEEKPRPYQVVFNVQPASMCWAYPQPRALTRVDVYPIPLMKADGAGQDAAPGVEQVDCTLEFWDHCSQEFRILRRFSLSEVRFTRVPLPSISTNQTARNVQDDERRAERELLEKQVAFSDMWRIVMHFTEENLPENRPKKIIAAPPSLVACTRIDSYFNASMVPDVQLGFTFNHISLSLRNQLITPPSSSLDGQFHLDGTMPTDFPFATINCSSISANLRCRLDETVTASLDLSTQVQANLINFRFLVDEAILEPTSVDVKILLDESKSVTALISSHRSLDFNIGQCSVHTLTSCLNSWNALLNADSHLCTLYTHYVIRNDTQNVLRIGQSGTGESILLASRQAHQYAWKVMGENNQLHACMEGGRWRWCQPCSIDRLGTSIRSVVDSRPKLPLIWTVKGLNSLQKEVTIRGQVQVANLLPHALEVKLVPSKMEPSGAIVVGEMRGQVSASSIAPSFVFPLEHLHAVKVRLPGNTWSGLIPLVQVETKTRNVLLVRVAQKDKGDSLNLWCHMWTEKVDQHNSRLLVLFSPLYMVRSYLPQPLRLHLRTPGLNSSIFSEIEGRGSQSVLECPGSVDHGHQLSFQLSSTLPESTPPVPLSWTMASQNVTLSGQQTPYINDLLEELFTNDQLEKWPFAENVDFIDCSADIPQPKTDVRVTFSSLHQRCHSLLVELKPWALVVNHSGIDLVLKRVNDSAGCWTLPNRAVMAPPPMNDDTFQIGFIEDGQLDSVFYSQPLLLQDQDHFHFMYRPRVEGAIPLEGFCTVQITKSNGAMCYLTLTSRMHEGIRILSIQPTFRIHNATPSLLKIGCLIGDSLLACKATLVEPKDESRAIPLLFWQSTGKHSESLYLSIRLCSDWSCPIQLYHPGHSSRNSNSHHINPQRYSVSVPLSCGSLESETSDNCPLVITRLEQSGLVYLSVNVDPDPLWVLINRTELTLAYGQASDSVPGHPEPDCPTFNWHGVIRSNEAAFYTPPWGQLRYTDVSPPVNLPRLLLALEETSPKWSNPVHPSHTYDQFLCLSPSIDVMVRMVRTSTPNQTAIYIEPVSRVEISASDIRGRIEIPPPVAPPSPVQDVTIRPPRPALRSPCKTENECKVLHDLAGNQLVRITNAVSEEKDLNLTVYWPEISVCFRDDTTAQRREMSRLTVDHFLVDYFQNSSVRRITSRCGHVQMDNQLYQPQSNAPEARSRDEEVQGFDFPVIFLAQNPPTWQQKSLAKLLDALRQSALVVLELGLTDSGRPTSLDFQLDPIFLFIEDRFIVAAMDYLNTFSFSTPTLKKGSNQSSELVSFPDRVAEVLSSLSVSVNLDQLKVRAISLDLSLRSSVKLYIALDHSPLRLDAFERSLVLTTPYRLGQTLAMHYVSSALFKAGWVVGSMELLGSPTALARTVTLGLKDFVRLPYQGIWRGPRGFLAGIFNGSASLVSHVTAGTVTSVTQLASSVARNVDRLSFDLDFQQRSEEGRRKKPQGLVQGIGWGLSALGLSLLGALGGLAHHPLQSLIEDGTVSPRGLAVGLTKGIVGVVAKPISGAADLVAQTGQGLLSATQWSEPFQARRPQLLASNQLDLICSGPTKILWKLNDETPPLTGHHTKASRICCCLEAMRARVNDALPIREQLAPVILLVSTQNFCVLNAEDGEVQVVLDLNEVDCWAHKTDPTLILVRPTPLSAPVLVEARRDDDFNPHYDYQRVSEFVRLTTPYFLPEAAVETIQDVTTNQTSSIATMEFFLNPTTKDFFIQCFQMAKQQRKGVGFALL, encoded by the exons ATGTTTAAAATTGAATCGTACGTCACGCCGCTCATTTTGAGCTACGTGGACAAGTacataaaaaacataaaacccGAGGATTCACAG GTTTCTCTATGGGGAGGAGACGCTGTGTTTCACAACTTGGATTTGAGATTGGATGTACTTGAGGCTGAATTACATTCTCCTTTCACGTTTTCTAGTGGACACATTCATGAACTGAGAATCCATGTTCCTTGGACAAAACTAGCATCTGAATCGATTGTCATTACTATAAATACCATAG AATGTACACTCAAATTAAAAAGCACAGAGGATCGTGTGTCAGAAAAATCCAGTCAGAGCCAAAGAGTGAAATCAAAAAG GCAAGAAGTGGCTGTAAGTCCTCCTGGTTACATTCAATCCCTCATgtcaaaaataattaacaacATTAGTATTGTCTGCAATAATGTAATTCTGAAATATTTGGAAGAAGACATAGTCCTGTCACTCAATGCTCGCACAGTTTCCCTCACCTCCGTAGATGGTAAATGGGAGACGGCCTTTACAG AATTGGCCTCCCCAGATTTCACGTCGAGAAAGGCAATAACAGTGTCTGATTTGACTATTTGTTTGG ACCAATGCAACGCTCAAGGAAAAATTCCCACATATCAG GAACCGTTTCTGTATAGATGCTCGTTGACTGTGCGATTGAGCTCAACGTATCCGAATGCCATTGGAGCACGAGCATTAAAAACGCGCatagattttcttttccccaaACTGGATTTTTCTTTGTCAGATCAACAAATTCCCATGTTCATCCGACTTTTCAACTTGGCCCTTGCATTATACCTTGGTGACTTCAAGAACAAACCggacaagaaagaagaagcagatGATAACACGTCCACCGTCGTCGATGACACCAacgttgaagaagaaaactctGAAAATCAATCGTGGGCAGGCTGGGCTTGGGGTTATGTCCCGGCTATTTTACCCGTCTGGGAAAACGATGCGGCAGAGAGTGGCGAAGTCTTACCTTCTGATCGGGAAAGAATCTTTCAATTTGGCGTCTTTATTGAACGTGTCAACTGGACTTTCAAATGGGCCGAATTAATTCGCGACGTCTCCATCTCATCCGCACCAAGTCGGCTTCGATTCCAGCCTTTCTTGACAGCTCGAATGCAAGGTTGCTTTCTCCAAGTAACAGTGGCCGGAGTCGAGTGGGTCGACGTCCAAGGAGGTGTCAGCCATTTGATGCTAGAGCCTTCTTCATCGTACTGCCTGTGTGGAGTTCAAGAAGATACCACTCTCTATTACCTGCAAGGATGCGAACGCTCTGCTTTCCTTAACGAATCACTCTACGATCCAATTGAAAAGGTGGAACAGACTGTGGAATCCAAGCCCAACTTTCAATGGGAGGATCACGTTCAAAGAATTACAGAAGCAACCCTCCTGGAACGCACTCCAGCATTAGGATTTGATTACCTATATCAGTTGGAATTACCAGGAGACATAACGTCCGAATACCTGTCACAATTGGGATCAGAATTCGAGTACAGCAATCTGCCAGAAAAAGCTCTTTTCCGTCTTGCCGTCAGTCCACTGCAGCTTAAAGTTTCCTATGGATTAGTCCACCGTCTTAGCGCCTTACTTCATGCAGCTCATAACTACAACTATCCAGATTACGCTGACCCCGAATTGGAAATTATTCGTCGTTCATCAATCCCCCCGGACACTGACCAATTGTTAAACTTGGGTAGTAATTTGCCCAGCAGAACGTACCAAGTGGCTGTGTTGCGGCCTCTCGTTTTCATTTCGGTAACTCCGCCTCATCCGACTTTCGATTTACAGCGACTTGTTGAGCGCAGAGTCATCCGGATGAGAGATAACGTGAATTGCACTCCAACGGTATCGTTGCCCGTCTTGAAGTTTGCTTGTACCTGTGCTGACCTCCAAGTTGTCCGGCCGATGTATCCTATCCGCTTGACAATGGCATTGCAATCGCTTCCTTCACCTCCAGCCAGTCTAGTTCAGCAAGGCCACACCATGGTCCAGCTCAAATTCCAAGAACTATCAACTGAATTAGTGATGGAAGAGTTCCATCTTCCTCTGTTGAAGCCGTGCAACGCTTCCGCCAGTCTAAAACTACTGCTGTTGCCGGAATTGTGGCAAACGGAACGTGTCATTTTCTCCTGCAAGTTGGAATCGGAAAAACTGGAATTGCTGGCCAGTCGACCCCAAATCGATTTCGTGACATCAGTCTGGAAGACGTTGACGGATCCGGTTACATTAACTACCCCTAATAGAATTGTATTGTTCGAGGTTCTAAATCAGGCGGCCCATCCAACTTTGCAGCTGAACCTAAACGGTTTCAGAATGGACTACATCCGAACAGCATCTATGGTATGCGCGGGATCGTCCATCAGATCGCTGAATGCTTCCATCTTGCAAACGAATGCCgtgccttttttctctcacaCTTCAGATCCGCATCGTAACAACTTCACCGAATGGTTGATTCAATTCCCACATAGTCTCATCCAGCGCAAGGTAGAAGCCCATAGTGCTGCAccggtttttgttttcaaaatgtcCTCCTTCGATGTTCTGCTGGATGCCGGTTGGCTGAAATGGTTGAATTACCGTTCGGATGCGTTGGTGGAGAATGCCACTTCCATAGGGCCGGAAGAAGAAACTGAAACGCTACAACCGACTTCCTTCCGCAGTAATCAATCCAATTGCGCTCGCGATTCGGGATTGAGCAGTTCGATGGATGGTCAAACTTGGCGAGCATCCAGCTTCCAGCAATCGACTTTAACCAAATCGGCCGAAGAAACTTCATCAACTTATGAACCAGTCGACTGGATAGCCATCCGGAGACTACTTCAGCGTTCGATTCTCCACATCGACATCCAGCCCAGCAGTCTCGTGCTTTCGGGGGATTCAGGAGAATTGCGACTCCAGTTCCAGTTACCTGCCGTTTATGTCTCTTGTCCGCACATCCGCACATCGTCGTTAACATTGGAGGACCTTCCATTCCGAGAAAGTGGATCtttagtttcttcttttccgtgGACAGTCAGCTTTCAACATTTTGGATTTTCTTCCGGCCTTCACTTCGACAGCCTACGTCCCATTTTGGAACCCATTTCTCTGAAAATGACGATAGCTTTGAATCCATCAACTGCCAATAGTCCAGTTGACCCAGTCAAGTGTACCGATATTCGACCACCAAGCATCGATTTGTGCATCCACATCGACATGAATGCCATTGAGATATCGCTCGACGTTCAGCAGTTGCAACTCTTATGCGATAAATTTGCTGATTTATCAAATTGGTTGGGTGTTTCCACGTCCAACAGTCCAACCATAACAACCAGTCGATCCAATTTCGAAATTGGGTTGTGGCTTCAGTGGGCCATGCCCAGGTTTGTCCTGGCATTAGAAACACCGTCCAGTAGAACTGTCCTCGATATGGAAGACGTCACAACTTCTGTGGATTATCAACATCGTCAGTACGCCAAAATTAAGTCGCGGTTGACATCGGTTTCGGTGAAATTGTTCACGAAAACCCAAGAGACTTGGATATTGGAAAGCAAGACGAACGGCATCGTAATGTCTTGCGTTGACGATATTACCCGTGACTTGTTACCATCCGGTGCAGTGGGGAAAACAGTGGCCGTTCCGTCGATATCGACCGCTCCATCAGATGCCTTCCAGCCGCAACCAGCCAGCAAAAATAGTGTGGGAGGAAATGCTGGAGGAATATTGACCCTGACATGGACCCGAGCTCAGCGTCAGGACGTACACTCAAAGTGGCATTCCAGAGGTCGCCGGAAGAGCAATCAAACTGAAGAGGAGGTCGAAGAGGTCGTATCGCCATCTGACCGTTATTTACACGAAGTTGATATCGCCTTGGAAGCTATCGATGTTGTATTGACGGAAATCCTCTTGGACCATCTTATACAGCTAGCCCAACCAGCACTTAACTCTTTATCTCGAATCTTGACGCCCACTTGTACTCTTCCGGCCAGCAGCCATACTCTTCCGTTGATTTTCGCCACCAGCAAAGGACTTCGAGTATTTTTGGTCCAAGAAAAGTTCcttcttttgaatttggatGGTGCCGAACTATCCCCTCATGTTCAGAATCCCGTTGGCCGGAGTGTCCAGCTCAAACCGGATTTGTACGACGAAGCAGAACGACAAGGATTGCTTTTTATTCCTGGCCACGATGTTGAAGATCGTCAATATCAAATTGATTTGTCTGGCCTCTCTTTCAGTTCAG GATGTTGGAGGGAAGTTGAACGAGCCAGCTGGGTTTGGCGGACGCTCAATCCAGCTTCCACTCTTCATACAATGGCGGAAAATCCAGCGCTGGAATGGAACGCTCGTCAAGAGCAACCATCGGAGCCAAGTGTTGGATTGACTCCAATTTTAGCTCGCTGCTCTTTGCGAGTTATCTACGCTCCTCCGATTGTCAGCCTGGAACAGCAATGTCTCGTTGCCGGGCAAGCCATTGAGGTCAACGCTTCCAGCGACATCCAGTTGTTAATTGATGCCAAGCAAATCGATTATTACATTCAATGGATGAATATTCTTCTTTCGGCAGCTACGAACTTGTCTTCGAAAGAGCAACAAGTGGCCGGATTTCCAgctcattcattttttacttCTAACCGAGTTTGTGTCATCATCTACACGTCGCAGCCAGACGAATTTCTGCCGTTTGCCTTGATCAATCTCATCCAGCCTCACGTATTGATCAAAACGGCTGATCAAGAAGTACACGAAATCGCCGTTTACGACATTCGGTTACAACTACCTTGCTGGGCCGATGGATCACCTGTCAAGAGTTGTTTGCTTCCGGATGAAAGCATGTATCCAATCAGTTTGATAGAAACGCGACTCGGTCAGCCGTCCATCATTACTGGAGTTCCACCTTCTCTTTTCCGCCTTGAAATCATTTCTGCTCGCCAATTGAATGTGGAACTTGGACGCCCTTTCAAATTCATTCTCCATGCAGACAATATTTCGAATCTCCAGTATTTGGCTCGACAGTTGGAAGCCttccaaacaaaacaagaagattCGAAGCCATCATTATACCGGCAAATTTGCTTGAAAACGAGCCAAATGGTAGTGGAAATACCGGTTCCCTCCGCCGTAATCATCGCCGGTCTAAACGATATGCTACTGGATGTGACTTGCCAATTGgacacaaatgaagaaaaacgagaGAAACTAGAAGCTAATTTAATACTGAATGCTTTCTCTGTCAAAGCGGAAATGGATCAAAACATTAATTTGCAACTATGCGATCCTTTCAGTCTCGATAGTCGGATCCAGTTGTTGTGGCCACACTGGTTATCTAATAAGCGCGTCTTGGTACGTGCATTTTGTCGAGCCGACAACCTTCGACTTCACGCTGGGCCTCGCCAAGTGACTGTAGCCACGGCTCTTACGCAATGGATGTTGCAAAATTACTCCCCATCTCAAAATGACGATCCAGCTCCAAAGGATGTCGTCGTGGATACGGATGAACAACATTATCAGGATGATTTGAGAACTGGTACATTTGATTTCCAGGTTCGGGACACCACCTCCCGTCcttcttccggatggatgcaAGCAGAAGAGAAACCACGTCCGTACCAGGTAGTTTTCAACGTTCAACCAGCCTCCATGTGCTGGGCATACCCTCAACCAAGAGCTCTGACTCGGGTTGATGTTTATCCGATTCCTCTAATGAAAGCGGATGGAGCCGGTCAAGATGCGGCACCTGGAGTCGAGCAGGTTGATTGTACCTTGGAGTTTTGGGATCACTGTAGTCAAGAATTTCGTATTCTGAGGCGTTTTTCACTGTCTGAAGTTCGTTTCACTCGAGTTCCTCTGCCCAGCATATCAACCAATCAAACAGCACGCAACGTCCAGGATGACGAGAGGAGAGCGGAGAGGGAACTTTTGGAGAAGCAAGTGGCTTTTTCTGACATGTGGCGAATCGTTATGCATTTTACCGAAGAAAATTTGCCGGAAAATCGGCCCAAGAAGATTATCGCTGCTCCGCCCA GTTTAGTGGCCTGCACTAGAATTGATTCATACTTCAACGCATCCATGGTGCCCGATGTCCAGCTGGGTTTTACTTTCAACCACATATCGTTATCACTCCGCAACCAGCTGATCACGCCGCCTTCATCTTCTCTTGATGGCCAATTCCATCTGGATGGAACGATGCCAACTGATTTTCCTTTCGCAACTATAAATTGCAGTTCCATTTCTGCCAATTTACGATGTCGATTGGATGAGACGGTGACTGCCTCTTTGGATTTGTCTACGCAAGTTCAAGCGAATCTCATCAATTTTCGTTTCCTCGTCGACGAGGCTATCCTCGAGCCAACAA GTGTTGATGTCAAAATCCTGCTGGATGAGAGTAAATCCGTGACCGCTTTGATTTCGAGTCATAGATCTCTGGATTTCAATATTGGCCAGTGTAGCGTTCACACGTTGACGTCGTGTTTGAATTCGTGGAACGCCCTTTTGAACGCCGACAGCCATTTGTGCACATTGTACACGCACTACGTAATACGGAATGACACCCAAAATGTTTTGCGTATCGGTCAATCCGGGACGGGCGAATCTATTTTATTGGCCTCACGCCAAGCTCACCAGTACGCCTGGAAGGTGATGGGCGAAAATAATCAATTGCACGCATGTATGGAAGGTGGAAGATGGCGTTGGTGCCAACCTTGTTCTATTGACCGCCTTGGTACTAGTATCCGTTCGGTGGTTGACAGTCGACCTAAACTGCCACTCATCTGGACCGTGAAAGGGCTCAATAGTCTCCAAAAAGAGGTCACCATTCGTGGCCAGGTGCAAGTCGCAAATCTGTTGCCCCACGCCCTTGAAGTCAAATTGGTTCCATccaaaatggaaccaagtggtGCCATCGTAGTAGGAGAAATGAGAGGTCAAGTCAGCGCTTCGTCGATTGCtccttcatttgtttttccacTGGAACATCTGCATGCTGTTAAAGTACGCTTGCCGGGCAATACGTGGTCCGGATTGATTCCTCTCGTTCAGGTCGAAaccaaaacaagaaatgttttattagTTCGAG TGGCTCAAAAGGACAAAGGTGATTCGCTGAATTTGTGGTGCCACATGTGGACAGAAAAAGTTGATCAGCATAATTCAAGATTATTG gttCTCTTCTCTCCACTGTACATGGTACGATCGTATTTGCCACAACCGCTACGACTACATTTGCGAACGCCCGGACTCAACTCGTCAATTTTCTCAGAGATTGAAGGACGTGGTAGTCAATCCGTCCTTGAATGCCCGGGCAGTGTTGATCACGGCCATCAGCTGAGCTTTCAACTGAGCTCCACTCTGCCGGAATCTACTCCACCAGTTCCGCTGTCATGGACGATGGCCTCGCAAAACGTCACACTATCCGGTCAGCAAACTCCGTATATCAACGATTTGCTTGAAGAACTATTCACAAACGACCAACTTGAGAAATGGCCCTTCGCTGAGAATGTGGATTTTATCGACTGCTCGGCCGATATACCACAACCCAAAACGGACGTTCGAGTCACCTTCTCCAGCTTACACCAACGCTGCCATTCGCTACTTGTCGAACTGAAACCTTGGGCATTGGTGGTCAACCACTCTGGCATCGATTTAGTATTGAAACGAGTCAATGATTCCGCCGGATGTTGGACTCTTCCCAATCGGGCAGTCATGGCGCCACCACCTATGAACGACGACACCTTCCAGATTGGCTTCATTGAAGATGGACAACTTGATTCCGTGTTCTATTCCCAGCCACTACTTTTACAGGATCAGGATCACTTTCATTTCATGTACCGACCGAGAGTCGAAGGCGCCATCCCTTTGGAAGGATTCTGTACGGTTCAAATAACTAAAAGCAATGGAGCAATGTGCTATTTGACGTTGACGTCAAGAATGCACGAAGGAATCCGCATCCTGTCCATCCAGCCAACGTTCCGCATCCACAACGCCACACCCAGTCTGTTAAAAATCGGATGTTTAATTGGGGACAGCCTTTTGGCTTGCAAAGCGACCCTTGTAGAACCCAAAGATGAGTCCCGTGCCATTCCTCTGTTATTTTGGCAGAGCACAGGAAAACATTCAGAGAGTCTCTACTTATCCATTCGACTTTGTTCCGACTGGAGTTGTCCAATCCAACTTTACCATCCTGGTCATAGTTCGCGGAATTCAAATTCTCATCATATCAACCCACAACGCTACTCCGTTTCTGTCCCGTTGTCTTGTGGGAGTCTTGAATCCGAAACATCCGACAATTGTCCTCTCGTCATTACTCGGCTGGAACAAAGTGGACTAGTCTATCTGTCTGTAAATGTCGACCCTGATCCATTGTGGGTTCTCATCAATCGAACCGAATTGACTTTGGCATACGGCCAGGCTTCTGATAGCGTTCCCGGTCATCCGGAACCGGATTGCCCCACCTTTAATTGGCACGGAGTGATTCGCTCTAATGAAGCTGCTTTTTACACGCCACCCTGGGGTCAGCTGCGCTACACTGACGTCTCACCACCTGTAAATCTTCCCAGATTGTTGTTGGCTTTAGAAGAGACTAGCCCGAAGTGGAGCAATCCTGTTCATCCCAGTCACACCTACGATCAATTCCTTTGCTTGTCTCCAAGTATCGACGTGATGGTCCGGATGGTTCGGACGAGTACACCTAATCAAACGGCCATTTACATTGAACCGGTTAGTCGTGTCGAGATATCTGCTTCCGATATCAGAGGACGAATTGAAATTCCTCCTCCCGTCGCTCCGCCCTCACCAGTACAAGACGTTACAATCCGACCACCACGACCCGCTCTACGTTCACCCTGTAAAACGGAAAATGAATGTAAAGTTCTTCATGATTTGGCTGGTAATCAGTTGGTCAGGATTACCAATGCTGTTTCCGAAGAGAAGGATTTGAATTTGACGGTTTACTGGCCTGAAATTAGCGTTTGCTTTCGCGATGACACGACTGCCCAACGCCGAGAAATGTCTCGGCTGACTGTGGATCACTTTCTGGTGGATTACTTTCAAAATTCTTCGGTCCGACGAATCACGTCTCGCTGTGGACATGTTCAAATGGATAATCAATTGTACCAGCCGCAGTCAAATGCGCCGGAAGCAAGATCACGAGATGAAGAAGTTCAAGGTTTCGATTTCCCCGTCATATTTTTAGCCCAGAATCCTCCCACCTGGCAACAGAAATCGCTGGCGAAATTATTGGATGCACTCCGAcaaagtgcgttggttgtctTGGAACTGGGCTTGACCGACTCTGGTCGCCCTACTTCGCTGGATTTCCAATTGGatcccatttttctctttattgaaGATCGATTCATCGTGGCCGCCATGGATTACCTGAATACTTTTTCATTCAGCACGCCGACTTTGAAGAAAGGCTCCAATCAATCATCCGAGCTTGTCTCATTTCCGGATCGAGTCGCTGAAGTGTTATCCAGCCTATCAGTCTCAGTCAATTTAGATCAATTGAAAGTGCGCGCCATTTCGCTTGACTTGAGTCTCCGCAGTTCTGTCAAACTCTACATCGCTCTGGATCATTCCCCACTCCGGCTGGACGCTTTTGAACGCTCGTTAGTATTGACAACACCATACAGACTGGGCCAGACATTAGCCATGCATTACGTGTCCAGTGCTCTCTTCAAAGCCGGATGGGTTGTAGGATCTATGGAATTGCTTGGATCGCCCACCGCCTTGGCTCGGACGGTTACCCTTGGCTTGAAAGATTTCGTTCGGTTACCGTATCAGGGCATTTGGCGAGGTCCAAGAGGGTTCCTCGCCGGAATTTTCAATGGTTCGGCTTCTTTGGTCAGTCACGTAACAGCCGGAACTGTCACATCCGTCACCCAATTAGCAAGTAGCGTGGCTCGTAACGTTGATCGACTCTCCTTTGACTTGGATTTTCAACAGCGAagcgaagaaggaagaaggaaaaaaccgCAAG gTTTGGTTCAAGGAATCGGCTGGGGTCTCAGCGCATTGGGATTGAGCTTACTTGGAGCTTTAGGTGGATTGGCTCATCATCCACTTCAATCGCTGATTGAAGACGGAACAGTAAGTCCGCGCGGTCTGGCAGTCGGACTAACTAAAGGAATTGTAGGCGTGGTCGCCAAACCTATTTCAGGAGCAGCCGATCTGGTTGCCCAAACTGGCCAAGGCC